Within the Devosia lucknowensis genome, the region CGCCTTGCAGCGCCAGATGGATGTGGTGGCCAATAACATCGCCAACCTCAACACGTCCGGTTTCAAGGCCGAGCAGCTCCTGTTCGAGGAGTATGTGATGCCCGTCGCCCGTGACCAGGATTTCCCCCTGCTCGATCAGCCACTGTCCTATGTGCAGGATTGGGCGACCGTCCACGACCTCAGCGGCGGCGCCATCGTCCAGACCGGCAACGAGCTCGACGTCGCGCTCAACGGTGATGGCTTCTTCGCCGTCCAGACCGCTGGCGGCGAACGCTGGACCCGCTCGGGCTCCTTCCAGCTCAACAACCAGGGCACGCTGGTCGATCTCTCGGGCAATCCCGTGCTCGGCTCCGGCGGCCCAATTACTTTCGGCCCCGAGGAAGTGGGCATAACCATTGGTGCTGACGGTTCGATCTCGTCCAGCGCCGGGGCCAAGGGTCAGCTGCGGATCGTCGAATTCGCCAATGCCCAGCAACTGACGCGCGAAGGCTCGAACCTGTTCGCTGGCGGTCAGCCGACGCCGGCGGTCGCCACCAGCGTCATGCAGGGCCATGTCGAGCGCTCCAACGTCTCCGGCGTCTCCGAGATGGCCGAAATGATCCGCGTGCAGCGGGCTTACGAGTCCGCCGCGTCGCTGGCCCAGAAGCAGGATGAAATGCGCCGCAACGCCATCCAGCGCCTTGGCGACACCAACGCTTGAACCTGAGGACCTGACCGATGAAAGCTCTTTATATCGCATCGACCGGCATGGGCGCCCAGGAACGCAATGTCGAAGTCATTTCCAACAACATCGCCAATATGCGCACCACTGGCTACAAGCGCCAGCGCGCCGAGTTTCAGGACCTGCTCTACAGCCAGATCACCCGCGCCGGCTCCCAGACGTCGGACCAGGGCACCATGGTTCCCGCTGGCCTTGAAATCGGCTCGGGCGTGCGCACTGTGGCTACCCCGCGCATCATGAGCCAGGGTTCGGTCAACATGACCGAAGGCGAGCTCGACGTCGCCATCCGCGGCGAAGGCTTCTTCATGGTGCAGCTGCCGGATGGCCGCACGGCCTATACCCGCGACGGCTCCTTCGAGCGCGATGCCGAAGGCACGCTCGTCACCTCCAACGGGTACACCATCGATCCCGGCATCAGCATTCCGGGCGATGCCCGCGGCGTGTCCATTTCGCCCGATGGCACGGTCGAGGCTTTTGTCGGCACTGACACCATTCCGACGCAGATTGGGCAGCTCCAGCTGGCCCGCTTCGTCAACAAGTCCGGCCTCGAGTCGATGGGCGACAACCTGTTCCTCGAAACCGCGGCCAGCGGTGCGGCACAGGTTGGCGTGCCGAACGCCAACGGCACCGGCGACCTTCTGCAGGGCTACCTCGAAATGGCCAACGTCAATTCCGTCACGGAAATCGCCGACCTCATCGCCGCCCAGCGCGCTTATGAGATGAACGCGCGTGTGATCTCGGGCGCCGACGAGATGATGCGTGCCACAAGCCAGCTGAGCTGAGGAGGTTGATCATGAACACACTTCGCCTTCTTACCCTGGCCCTCGCGTTCTCGGTTTCTGGCACGGTTATCGCCGCACCCGTGCTGCGCGCCGACGTCACCGTGAGCGCCCCCGTCGTCACCGTTGGCGACATGTTCGAAGAGGCAGGCCTGCTCGCGGAGCAGCCGCTGTTCCGCTCGCCGCTTCCGGGCACAACCGGCAATGTTGATCTCAACGCCGTTCGTTCGGCAATGGCTCGCATCGGCGTCACCGACATCAATGTGAACGGTCTGTCGCAGGTGCGCGTCTCCCGTGACGCAGCAGTCATTGACCACGACCTTCTCGCAAGCCTTATCGCCGATGACATGCGCCACCGCGGTATCCTCGGCAACGGCATGACGGCCAATATGCTGTTCAGCGTACCCGTCGAGGGAATCAAGGTCGCCATCAGCGACACCCCCGCCCGCCTCGAGAGCCTGCGCTACCTTCCGGGCAACGGCACCTTCTCGGCGCGCTTCCTGCTCTCGGGCATCGAACGGCCGTTCGACGTCACCGGAACGATCGAGCTCAGCATTGACGCTCCGCACCTGGTCTCCGGCCTTCCCGCCGGCACCGTGCTGCGCCCCGACCACATCGTGATGCGGCCCATGCCTGTCTTGCAAGCCGACGCCCAAGGCGTCGCTTCGCTCGACCAGCTTGTCGGCATGGCGCTCAATCGCCAGAGCCGGGACGGCATGCTGCTGCGCGCCAGCGATGTGTCGACACCCCTGGCCGTCGCCAAGAACGACCCCGTCACCATCTACTTCCGCCAGGGTCCGATGACCCTGACCGTCAAGGGCCAGGCCGTTACCGGCGCTGCAACAGGCGCCCCTCTCCAGGTCCTCAATCTCGTTTCGCGTCGTGTCATCAGCGCCACCGTCGTGGCCCCGGGTGCCGTGGAAGTCACTTCCGCACCGATGACGCTGGCCGGCCTCTAATCCAAGGGACAGATGAAAATGAACATCGCCAAGATCGCAACCATCCTGACCCTCACCCTGATGCTGGGCGCGTGCAACACCATGGATCGCCTCGCCAATGTCGGACAGGCCCCGGCGCTGACCGCCATTGCCGACCCCACCACCACCGCAGGTTACCAGCCGGTGCGCATGCCGATGCCCGAACCCATTGCCGACACCTACCAGCCCAATTCGCTCTATCGCACCTCGGCCAAGGGTTTCTTCAAGGACGAGCGCGCTCACCGGGTCGGCGACATCCTAACGGTGATGGTCACCATCGACGACAGCGCCAAGATCAACAACAACACCCAGCGCAATCGGACGTCGAGCAACACGGCAGGCATGGGCGGCCTCTTCGGGGCTGCCTTCTCCAACGCGACCAGCGAAGCCGAGCTCAACGTCGATCCGGGCGCCGCAGTGGAATTCAACTCCGGTATCCGTGATGCCGGCAATGGCTCGGTCAACCGCAGCGAAGCCTTGGAGACTTCGGTCGCCGCTGTCGTCACCCAGGTACTGCCGAACGGCAATCTTGTCATCGAGGGCCGACAGGAAGTGCGCGTGAACTTCGAAGTCCGCGACCTCATCGTCGCCGGTATCGTCCGTCCCTCCGATATCCAGGCCAACAACACCATTCCGTCCACCAAGATTGCCGAAGCCCGCATTTCCTACGGTGGCCGCGGTCAGATCACAGACGTGCAGCAGCCGCGCTATGGCCAGCAGGCACTCGACGCCATCCTGCCCTTTTAGAAGGCAACAAGTTCGGCGGCGCCTCCCCCATGCGCCGCCGCGTTCCCCGGCCGAACCAGAAGAGTTCGGCACGGCCCCAAGCGCAGAATGCGCCGGGCCTTCTCCAGGGCTCCTGCTCCCCAGGCTCGGAGCCCTTCCCCAACGAGGCGCAGCTCCCCCGGGCTGCGCCTCTCCCTTTTTGGGAACCCTCAGAGCTTTGCCCTGTTCAACTGGCAGGCAAGCAAGGAGAACGGCATGCCCATGATGATCGTAACCATGCTCGGCACGGGCATCGGCGGAGGCATCGGAGTAGTCATAGGCAATACCCTCGTGGGGATATTTCTTGGCGCCTTCGTCGGGGCACTGGTCGGCGGCCTCCTTCTGCCGCGTATCTGGCGCAGGTCGTGACCGATGAAAGAGGAGCAAGACCAGATGAGCTTTGGTGTTGGACTGGCCATTGGCGTAGCGGTTGGTGTGGCGATCGGCGCTGTCATGGACAATATCGGCATGGGGATCGCGATCGGGGCGGGCATCGGCATGGCACTGGGTGGCGCGATCTACGCGTTGCAGTCGGAGCGGCCCGACAAATAGAGCTCTGCGCTACCGGCGCTTGATCCTCCGGCGCGACTGTGGGACCAAGTGGTGACTTCAGGAGCCTCTCATGTCCTTTCAGAAACTCGATGACCTTGGCCACAAGCTGGAGGCGCTCGAGCATGCCCTCTCCATCCTCGGCGCCGACGAAGCCACGCATATGGCAGTCGGTGGCGGCGAAAAGCGTGCCGAGGCCATGTCGAACCTCGCCGGCATGTACCATGCTCAGGCCACCTCGCCCCAGATCGCCGACTGGATCGCCGACGCACGCGACGAGGATCTGAACGCCGATCAGCGCATCGCACTCGACGAGTTTGAACGCAACTATATCAACGCGACCTGCCTTCCGACCGAATTCGTAGAGCGGCGCACGGCCGCTACGATGCGTTCCGAACAGCTCTGGCGCGACCTCCGGGCCAAGGGCGATTGGAACAGTTTCCTGCCTGCGCTGGAGGGCGTGATCGGGCTTGTCCGCGAAGAGGCCGAGCTGCGCTCGGCCGCCACTGGCCTGGCACCCTACGACGCCCTGATGGACCAATATGACCCCGGCAATCGCACCGCAGGCATCGACGCCGTCTTCGCCGACCTGAAGTCTTTCCTCAAGGACTTTGTCCCCACGGCCCTTTCGGTTCAGGAAGAGCGTCTGTCGCGCACGCCGCGCAAGGCGCTCAACGCCCCCTTCCCCATCGAGAGGCAGCGAGAACTCGGCTTGGCCGCCATGCGGGCCGTCGGTTTCGACTTCACCCACGGCTCACTTGCCGTATCCCACCATCCGTTCTGCGGCGGCGTTCCCACGGACGTGCGCATGACCACGCGCTATCGCACCGACGAGTTCCTGTCCTCGCTCATGGGCGTTCTTCATGAGACCGGTCATGCGCTGTACGAACAGGGCCTTCCCAAGGATTGGTCGCACTGGCCGCTCGGCAAGGCTCGTGGCATGGGCATGCACGAGAGCCAGAGCCTCTTCGTCGAAATGCAGATCGCCCGCAGCCCGGAATTCTGGGAGTTCCTGCTGCCTGTCGTGCACGATACGCTCGGGGCCGACGCTTTGGCCGGCTGGACGATCGAGGACGTGCTCAACGAGGTCAACTTCGTCGAGCGCGGCTACATCCGCGTCGATGCGGACGAGGTCACCTATCCCCTCCACGTAATCCTGCGCTACGAACTCGAACAGCAGCTGGTTTCCGGGGCACTCGAAGCGCGCCACATTCCAGAAGCATGGGATGCGAAAATGTCGGAGTATCTGGGCATTTCCACCATCAACGATGCCAAGGACGGCCCCATGCAGGACGTGCACTGGCCAGGCGGCGCCTTTGGCTACTTCCCCAGTTATACCCTGGGCGCGATGATCGCCGCGCAGCTTGGCGCCGCCATGGCCAAGGATCTGCCCGATATGAAGGATCAGGTACGGCGCGGCGACTTCAGCGCCATCAATCAGTGGCGTGCCGATCGCATCTGGTCCCAGGCGTCGCGTGGGTCTACCCCGGACCTCATTACCCGCGCCACTGGCGAGCCTCTCAACGCCGACAATTTCAAGGCACACCTGCAGCGGCGCTACGGCGCATAAACGCTGGAAAATCATCAACTTGCACAAGGCAGCGGACTCTGGCGTTTCGCTGCCTTGTTCATGAACCCAATCTGAATCGACACTTCAGGTGGCATTCCGGATCAGTCTTTTAGAACAGTCTCATCAACGAGCGGTCGGAGGGACCGCAGCCCCTAAAGGAGACGTCTGAAATGATCCGCAAGCTTCTCGTCACTGCCCTGACCGCCACCCTGATCGTCAGCGCTGCAGCACCTGCCATGGCCAACAGCCTCTACATCGAGCAGTATGGCTGGGGCAACGCCGTCGGCGGCGGCCAGTCCGGCTGGAACAACAAGTTCGGCACCTACCAAAACGGCAAGTGGAACACTGCCGTTTCCAACCAGAATGGCGGCAACAACACCTCGGCCGTCGGCCAGCAGGGCAAGAACAACTACGGCGACGTCTACCAGAATGGCTGGAACAACCAGGGTGGTGTCGGGCAGTTCGGCCAGGACCATAACGCGATCCTGACCCAGGACGGCAATGGCAACGTCGCCGCCGGTGTTCAGGTCGGCAAGGGCTGCAACGCCAATATGGTGCAGCACGGTTCGGGCAATGTGAGTGCATTCGTCCAGGTTTGCCCGTAACGGCACCCTGCCGGGCCGGCCTTTGGCCAGCCCGGTCGCCCGTGACCAGAGGAGGACATCATGGTTCCATCGAGTTTCCGTATCGCCGCGCTGGCCCTCGGGGCCGTGGCGATTGGCGGCATTGCAGCGCAGGCCAATGGCGGCAGCAGTGCCGGCCTCGACTGCGGCATCAACAGTCAGACCCAGGGCGGCATGATTGCCATCGAGGCGGTGGTGAACAGCCCCGTTGCCCTTTCGGGCGAGTATCGGCTCTCGCTCAATAGCCACGGCAATGGCGGCTCGAGCAACATCAACCAGGGCGGCGCGTTCACCGCAGCGGCCGG harbors:
- the flgF gene encoding flagellar basal-body rod protein FlgF, whose translation is MENAQIIGLSRQIALQRQMDVVANNIANLNTSGFKAEQLLFEEYVMPVARDQDFPLLDQPLSYVQDWATVHDLSGGAIVQTGNELDVALNGDGFFAVQTAGGERWTRSGSFQLNNQGTLVDLSGNPVLGSGGPITFGPEEVGITIGADGSISSSAGAKGQLRIVEFANAQQLTREGSNLFAGGQPTPAVATSVMQGHVERSNVSGVSEMAEMIRVQRAYESAASLAQKQDEMRRNAIQRLGDTNA
- the flgG gene encoding flagellar basal-body rod protein FlgG — translated: MKALYIASTGMGAQERNVEVISNNIANMRTTGYKRQRAEFQDLLYSQITRAGSQTSDQGTMVPAGLEIGSGVRTVATPRIMSQGSVNMTEGELDVAIRGEGFFMVQLPDGRTAYTRDGSFERDAEGTLVTSNGYTIDPGISIPGDARGVSISPDGTVEAFVGTDTIPTQIGQLQLARFVNKSGLESMGDNLFLETAASGAAQVGVPNANGTGDLLQGYLEMANVNSVTEIADLIAAQRAYEMNARVISGADEMMRATSQLS
- the flgA gene encoding flagellar basal body P-ring formation chaperone FlgA; the encoded protein is MNTLRLLTLALAFSVSGTVIAAPVLRADVTVSAPVVTVGDMFEEAGLLAEQPLFRSPLPGTTGNVDLNAVRSAMARIGVTDINVNGLSQVRVSRDAAVIDHDLLASLIADDMRHRGILGNGMTANMLFSVPVEGIKVAISDTPARLESLRYLPGNGTFSARFLLSGIERPFDVTGTIELSIDAPHLVSGLPAGTVLRPDHIVMRPMPVLQADAQGVASLDQLVGMALNRQSRDGMLLRASDVSTPLAVAKNDPVTIYFRQGPMTLTVKGQAVTGAATGAPLQVLNLVSRRVISATVVAPGAVEVTSAPMTLAGL
- the flgH gene encoding flagellar basal body L-ring protein FlgH, whose protein sequence is MNIAKIATILTLTLMLGACNTMDRLANVGQAPALTAIADPTTTAGYQPVRMPMPEPIADTYQPNSLYRTSAKGFFKDERAHRVGDILTVMVTIDDSAKINNNTQRNRTSSNTAGMGGLFGAAFSNATSEAELNVDPGAAVEFNSGIRDAGNGSVNRSEALETSVAAVVTQVLPNGNLVIEGRQEVRVNFEVRDLIVAGIVRPSDIQANNTIPSTKIAEARISYGGRGQITDVQQPRYGQQALDAILPF
- a CDS encoding carboxypeptidase M32 encodes the protein MSFQKLDDLGHKLEALEHALSILGADEATHMAVGGGEKRAEAMSNLAGMYHAQATSPQIADWIADARDEDLNADQRIALDEFERNYINATCLPTEFVERRTAATMRSEQLWRDLRAKGDWNSFLPALEGVIGLVREEAELRSAATGLAPYDALMDQYDPGNRTAGIDAVFADLKSFLKDFVPTALSVQEERLSRTPRKALNAPFPIERQRELGLAAMRAVGFDFTHGSLAVSHHPFCGGVPTDVRMTTRYRTDEFLSSLMGVLHETGHALYEQGLPKDWSHWPLGKARGMGMHESQSLFVEMQIARSPEFWEFLLPVVHDTLGADALAGWTIEDVLNEVNFVERGYIRVDADEVTYPLHVILRYELEQQLVSGALEARHIPEAWDAKMSEYLGISTINDAKDGPMQDVHWPGGAFGYFPSYTLGAMIAAQLGAAMAKDLPDMKDQVRRGDFSAINQWRADRIWSQASRGSTPDLITRATGEPLNADNFKAHLQRRYGA
- a CDS encoding curlin, translating into MIRKLLVTALTATLIVSAAAPAMANSLYIEQYGWGNAVGGGQSGWNNKFGTYQNGKWNTAVSNQNGGNNTSAVGQQGKNNYGDVYQNGWNNQGGVGQFGQDHNAILTQDGNGNVAAGVQVGKGCNANMVQHGSGNVSAFVQVCP
- the csgH gene encoding curli-like amyloid fiber formation chaperone CsgH — its product is MVPSSFRIAALALGAVAIGGIAAQANGGSSAGLDCGINSQTQGGMIAIEAVVNSPVALSGEYRLSLNSHGNGGSSNINQGGAFTAAAGTPLALGKVMVNAGSEIDIDFTITHGGKEFDCSAPLTTHT